Proteins from a genomic interval of Staphylococcus debuckii:
- the yajC gene encoding preprotein translocase subunit YajC yields MNLTGLILPIALLALMWFFMIRPQQKRQKEHREMINRLEAGQHVTTIGGIKGVVRSLDETSVVISVNDKGTQLTFEKPAIKQVNPD; encoded by the coding sequence GTGAATTTAACTGGTCTTATTTTACCTATAGCATTATTAGCACTTATGTGGTTCTTTATGATCCGACCACAACAAAAACGTCAAAAAGAACACCGTGAAATGATTAATCGTTTAGAAGCGGGTCAACACGTCACTACAATTGGTGGTATCAAAGGTGTTGTACGTTCTTTAGATGAAACTTCAGTCGTAATTTCAGTCAATGATAAAGGAACTCAATTAACTTTTGAGAAACCTGCAATCAAACAAGTTAATCCAGACTAA
- the tgt gene encoding tRNA guanosine(34) transglycosylase Tgt, with product MPAVTYEHIKTCKQSGARLGIVHTPHGSFETPMFMPVGTKATVKTMSPEELHDINAKIILGNTYHLWLQPGNELIKRAGGLHRFMNWDGPILTDSGGFQVFSLSNLRKITEEGVYFRHHKNGSKLFLSPEKSMEIQNDLGSDIMMAFDECPPMPAEYKYVKDSIERTTRWAERCLKAHARPEDQALFGIIQGGEYKDLRQQSAEELVKLDFPGYAIGGLSVGEPKPVMYDMVKHTEQFMPKDKPRYLMGVGSPDALIECSIRGMDMFDCVLPTRIARNGTCMTSEGRVVIKNAKYADDLGPLDPNCDCYTCRNYSRAYLRHLIKAEETFGIRLTTYHNLYFLLKLMEDIRQAIREDRLLDFKEEFFEQYGLNVENPKNF from the coding sequence ATGCCTGCAGTAACATATGAACATATTAAAACGTGTAAGCAATCGGGAGCAAGATTAGGTATTGTACACACACCTCATGGTTCTTTCGAAACACCTATGTTTATGCCAGTTGGTACGAAAGCAACTGTAAAGACTATGAGTCCAGAAGAATTGCATGATATTAATGCAAAAATTATTTTAGGGAACACTTATCACTTATGGTTGCAACCTGGGAACGAATTAATCAAACGTGCAGGCGGTCTGCATCGTTTTATGAATTGGGATGGACCGATTTTAACGGATTCCGGCGGCTTCCAAGTCTTTAGTTTAAGTAATTTAAGAAAAATTACAGAAGAGGGCGTTTATTTCAGACATCATAAAAATGGTTCGAAATTATTTTTAAGTCCAGAGAAATCAATGGAAATACAAAATGATTTAGGTTCAGATATTATGATGGCATTTGATGAGTGCCCGCCTATGCCAGCTGAGTATAAATATGTTAAAGATTCGATTGAAAGAACAACAAGATGGGCAGAACGTTGTTTAAAAGCACACGCTCGTCCTGAAGACCAAGCTTTATTCGGCATTATTCAAGGCGGAGAATATAAAGATTTACGTCAGCAAAGTGCTGAAGAATTGGTCAAATTAGATTTTCCTGGTTACGCTATCGGCGGCTTATCCGTAGGCGAGCCGAAGCCTGTTATGTATGATATGGTTAAACATACAGAGCAATTTATGCCGAAAGATAAGCCGCGTTATTTAATGGGCGTCGGTTCACCAGATGCATTAATTGAATGTAGTATCCGTGGTATGGATATGTTCGACTGTGTTTTGCCGACTCGTATTGCACGTAATGGTACATGTATGACTTCAGAAGGACGTGTCGTTATTAAGAATGCGAAGTATGCTGACGATTTAGGTCCACTTGACCCTAATTGCGATTGCTATACTTGTCGTAATTATTCACGTGCCTATTTGAGACATCTGATTAAAGCCGAAGAAACTTTCGGTATACGTCTTACTACTTACCATAATTTGTATTTTCTGTTAAAATTAATGGAGGATATCAGACAGGCCATTAGGGAAGATCGTCTTTTAGATTTTAAAGAGGAATTCTTTGAGCAATATGGATTGAATGTGGAAAATCCTAAAAACTTTTAA
- the queA gene encoding tRNA preQ1(34) S-adenosylmethionine ribosyltransferase-isomerase QueA has translation MNIEEFDYDLPEELIAQTPLKDRDTSRLLVLNKENGELEHRHFKDIIEYINAGDTLVLNDTKVMPARLFGVKQETKAKVEMLMLTQIEGDDWEVLLKPAKRIKVGQKLSFGEGKIEALCIKELDQGGRIMRLSYDGILQERLDELGEMPLPPYIKERLEDQDRYQTVYAKATGSAAAPTAGLHFTDELLDELKAKGVQLAFITLHVGLGTFRPVSVDNIDDHEMHSEYYQMTQETADLLNQTKENGKRIISVGTTSTRTLETIRRDYDKFEAASGWTDIFIYPGFEFKAIDGLITNFHLPKSTLVMLVSAFSSRQYILNAYRTAVEMKYRFFSFGDAMLII, from the coding sequence TTGAACATTGAAGAATTTGATTATGATTTGCCAGAAGAACTGATTGCACAAACGCCTTTAAAAGATAGAGATACAAGTCGTTTACTTGTGTTGAATAAAGAAAACGGTGAATTAGAACATCGTCACTTTAAAGATATCATTGAATATATTAATGCAGGCGATACTTTAGTCTTAAATGATACAAAAGTCATGCCTGCTCGATTATTTGGAGTGAAACAAGAAACAAAAGCGAAAGTAGAAATGCTGATGTTGACTCAAATCGAAGGTGATGACTGGGAAGTATTGTTAAAGCCTGCGAAACGCATAAAAGTCGGTCAAAAGTTATCTTTCGGTGAAGGTAAAATCGAAGCTTTGTGTATCAAAGAATTAGACCAAGGTGGAAGAATTATGCGTCTTTCATATGATGGTATTTTGCAAGAACGCTTGGACGAACTTGGCGAAATGCCATTACCGCCATATATTAAAGAACGGTTAGAAGACCAAGACAGATATCAAACTGTTTACGCGAAAGCAACTGGTTCAGCTGCAGCTCCTACAGCAGGGTTACATTTCACAGATGAATTACTAGATGAACTCAAAGCTAAAGGCGTGCAACTTGCTTTCATCACTTTACATGTAGGTTTAGGTACCTTCAGACCCGTGAGTGTCGATAATATTGATGATCATGAAATGCATAGCGAATACTATCAAATGACTCAAGAGACAGCTGATTTGTTGAATCAAACTAAAGAAAATGGAAAGCGAATTATTTCTGTGGGTACTACTTCTACTCGAACATTGGAAACGATTCGTCGTGATTATGATAAATTTGAAGCAGCTAGCGGATGGACTGATATTTTTATTTATCCCGGCTTTGAATTTAAAGCAATTGACGGGTTGATTACTAATTTCCATTTGCCGAAGTCAACTTTAGTGATGTTGGTCTCTGCTTTCAGTTCAAGACAGTATATCTTAAATGCTTACCGAACAGCAGTAGAAATGAAATATCGTTTCTTCAGTTTCGGTGATGCAATGTTAATTATTTAA
- the ruvB gene encoding Holliday junction branch migration DNA helicase RuvB: MDDRMVDQSLHEDESSFELSLRPHLLRQYIGQASIKSNLEVFIKAAKLREEPLDHVLLFGPPGLGKTTLSNIIANEMGVNIRTVTGPAIERPGDLAAILSGLQPGDVLFIDEIHRLSSVVEEVLYPAMEDFYLDIVIGKGEEARSIRIDLPPFTLVGATTRAGSLTGPLRDRFGVHLRLEYYKESELKDIIIRTAEVLNTEIDEESAIELAKRSRGTPRIANRLLKRVRDFQQVNEDDKIYIETTKRALQLLQVDDYGLDYIDHKMMSCIINQYNGGPVGLDTIAVSIGEERITIEDVYEPFLIQKGFLERTPRGRKATPLAYDHFSAEYGKRDNFEH, encoded by the coding sequence ATGGATGATAGAATGGTAGATCAATCGTTGCATGAAGATGAATCATCGTTTGAATTATCATTAAGACCCCATCTTCTTAGACAATATATTGGCCAAGCTTCAATTAAATCTAATTTAGAAGTGTTTATTAAAGCTGCCAAATTGAGAGAAGAACCTCTCGATCATGTGCTGTTATTTGGACCTCCAGGTTTAGGTAAGACCACTTTATCGAATATTATCGCTAATGAAATGGGCGTAAACATTCGGACGGTTACGGGCCCAGCTATTGAACGTCCAGGAGATTTAGCTGCAATTTTGTCTGGATTGCAACCGGGGGATGTATTATTTATCGATGAAATACATCGTCTCAGCAGCGTAGTTGAAGAAGTACTTTACCCAGCTATGGAAGATTTCTATTTAGATATTGTCATCGGCAAAGGTGAAGAAGCGAGAAGCATCCGCATTGACTTGCCGCCATTTACTTTAGTAGGCGCAACTACGAGAGCTGGTAGTCTGACTGGGCCGCTTCGAGATCGTTTCGGTGTACACTTGCGCTTAGAATACTATAAAGAATCTGAGTTGAAAGATATTATTATTCGTACAGCTGAAGTACTCAATACAGAAATTGATGAGGAAAGTGCTATAGAATTAGCTAAAAGAAGTCGCGGAACACCACGTATTGCAAATCGACTGTTGAAACGAGTGAGAGATTTTCAACAAGTTAACGAAGATGACAAGATTTATATAGAAACAACCAAACGCGCGCTGCAGTTACTGCAAGTGGATGATTACGGATTAGATTATATTGACCATAAAATGATGAGTTGTATTATCAATCAATATAATGGCGGCCCCGTCGGTTTGGATACCATTGCCGTTTCTATAGGAGAAGAACGTATTACGATTGAAGATGTCTATGAACCTTTTTTAATACAAAAAGGTTTCTTAGAGCGTACACCTAGAGGCCGTAAAGCTACACCACTAGCATATGACCATTTCAGTGCAGAGTATGGAAAGAGGGACAATTTTGAACATTGA
- the ruvA gene encoding Holliday junction branch migration protein RuvA: MYAYIKGKLSQLFPTHVVVETNGIGYEIQTPNSYRFQQYYQQEVTIFTSLIVREDAQLLYGFMSEEEKEMFLSLNKVTGIGPKSALAILAASTPNEVKIGIENENEAYLTKFPGIGKKTARQIILDLKGKVQITEESPDTLLNFDNTQSNNASPVLEEALLALEALGYSKRELNKVEKKLQAETYHSVDEAVKAGLKILVS, translated from the coding sequence GTGTACGCATATATAAAAGGTAAACTATCACAGTTGTTCCCAACGCATGTTGTTGTTGAAACTAATGGCATAGGTTATGAAATACAAACACCTAATTCATATCGTTTCCAGCAGTATTACCAACAGGAAGTAACTATTTTCACTTCTTTAATAGTGAGAGAAGACGCACAACTGTTATACGGCTTTATGAGTGAAGAAGAGAAAGAAATGTTTTTAAGTTTAAATAAAGTAACAGGTATTGGTCCTAAATCTGCTTTAGCAATTCTTGCTGCTAGTACACCTAATGAAGTAAAAATCGGGATTGAAAATGAAAATGAAGCTTATCTGACAAAGTTTCCAGGAATCGGCAAGAAAACTGCACGTCAAATTATTTTGGATTTAAAAGGTAAAGTGCAAATCACCGAAGAAAGTCCTGACACTTTACTGAACTTTGATAACACGCAAAGTAATAATGCATCACCAGTTCTTGAAGAAGCACTGCTTGCATTAGAAGCTCTAGGTTACTCTAAACGAGAGTTGAATAAAGTAGAGAAAAAGTTGCAAGCTGAAACATATCATTCAGTGGATGAAGCGGTAAAAGCAGGTTTAAAAATACTTGTATCATAA
- a CDS encoding ACT domain-containing protein yields MNEKNVKKFYLIREDVLPESVIKTLQIKDALKENPELSIYEAVREYGLSRSAFYKYKDTIFPLDEKVEETKEFTIILYVHDKVGMLAQVLNTISQIHMSVLTIHQSIPMEDKATITLSINTAGSPTSIEDVIFALRNIDNVYKVEIISMSM; encoded by the coding sequence GTGAACGAGAAAAATGTTAAAAAGTTCTATTTGATACGAGAGGATGTTTTGCCAGAGTCAGTAATCAAGACTTTGCAAATTAAGGATGCCTTAAAAGAAAATCCTGAACTCTCAATTTATGAAGCTGTCAGAGAATACGGACTGTCTCGTAGTGCTTTTTATAAATATAAAGATACTATTTTTCCCTTAGATGAAAAAGTAGAAGAAACTAAAGAGTTTACGATTATACTTTATGTTCATGATAAAGTAGGCATGTTAGCTCAAGTTTTAAATACGATATCGCAAATTCATATGTCAGTACTTACGATTCATCAAAGTATTCCCATGGAAGATAAAGCTACTATTACATTATCAATTAATACTGCAGGGAGTCCTACTTCAATTGAAGATGTGATTTTTGCGCTGCGTAATATAGACAATGTATATAAAGTAGAAATAATAAGTATGTCGATGTAA
- the obgE gene encoding GTPase ObgE, which produces MFVDQVKILLKAGDGGNGITAYRREKYVPFGGPAGGDGGRGASVIFEVDEGLRTLLDFRYQRQFKAKRGEGGQGSNMHGRNAEDLILKVPPGTLIKDAETEEVLADLVEDGQQAVVAKGGRGGRGNSRFATPRNPAPDFSENGEPGEEIEVTLELKLLADVGLVGFPSVGKSTLLSVVSKAKPKIGAYHFTTIKPNLGVVSTPDGRSFVLADLPGLIEGASEGVGLGHQFLRHVERTKVIVHVIDMSGSEGRDPLEDYKTINKELSSYGQRLEERPQIVVANKMDLPDAEDNLELFKEEVGEDVEIIPISAYTKENIDQLLYAIADKLDEYKDVDFTKEDDEALGVNRVLYKHTPSQDTFTITRDDDAAYVVSGKAIERMFKMTDFNSDPAVRRFARQMRSMGIDDALRERGAKNGDIVRILGGEFEFVE; this is translated from the coding sequence ATGTTTGTCGATCAAGTCAAAATATTATTAAAAGCTGGAGACGGTGGAAATGGAATTACAGCTTACAGAAGAGAAAAATATGTTCCATTTGGAGGACCAGCAGGTGGAGATGGCGGTCGCGGCGCTTCTGTAATATTTGAAGTGGATGAAGGACTACGTACATTACTAGACTTCAGATATCAACGTCAATTCAAAGCGAAACGCGGCGAAGGTGGCCAAGGCAGTAATATGCATGGCAGAAATGCTGAAGATTTAATACTTAAAGTACCACCAGGCACATTGATTAAAGATGCTGAAACAGAAGAGGTTTTGGCAGATTTAGTAGAAGATGGCCAGCAAGCAGTAGTGGCTAAAGGCGGACGTGGCGGACGTGGTAATTCTCGTTTTGCTACTCCACGAAATCCTGCACCTGATTTCAGTGAAAATGGTGAACCAGGTGAAGAAATAGAAGTAACTTTAGAATTGAAATTATTAGCTGATGTAGGTTTAGTTGGTTTCCCAAGTGTGGGTAAATCCACATTGCTTTCTGTAGTGTCAAAAGCAAAACCTAAAATCGGCGCTTATCATTTTACAACAATCAAACCTAATTTAGGTGTTGTTTCCACACCTGATGGTAGAAGTTTCGTATTAGCAGATTTGCCAGGGTTAATTGAAGGTGCTTCTGAAGGTGTCGGATTAGGACATCAGTTCTTGCGACACGTCGAAAGAACGAAAGTAATTGTGCATGTTATTGATATGAGCGGTTCTGAAGGCAGAGATCCATTAGAGGATTATAAAACAATTAATAAAGAATTATCATCTTATGGTCAACGATTAGAAGAACGTCCGCAAATTGTTGTTGCGAATAAGATGGATTTACCAGATGCTGAAGATAATTTAGAATTATTTAAAGAAGAAGTGGGTGAAGATGTCGAAATCATTCCTATTTCTGCATACACTAAAGAAAATATAGATCAGTTGCTTTATGCAATTGCTGATAAATTAGATGAATACAAAGATGTCGACTTCACTAAAGAAGATGATGAGGCACTTGGTGTTAACAGAGTATTATACAAACACACACCTTCACAAGATACTTTCACAATCACGCGTGATGATGATGCAGCTTATGTTGTAAGCGGTAAAGCGATTGAACGTATGTTCAAGATGACTGACTTCAATAGCGATCCGGCTGTTAGAAGATTTGCACGTCAAATGCGTTCAATGGGCATTGATGATGCGCTTAGAGAACGTGGCGCTAAAAATGGTGATATTGTAAGAATACTTGGCGGAGAGTTTGAATTTGTGGAATAG
- the rpmA gene encoding 50S ribosomal protein L27: protein MLKLNLQFFASKKGVSSTKNGRDSESKRLGAKRADGQFVTGGSILFRQRGTKIYAGENVGRGGDDTLFAKIDGVVKFERKGRDKKQVSVYAVAE, encoded by the coding sequence ATGTTAAAATTAAACTTGCAATTCTTCGCATCTAAAAAAGGGGTAAGTTCTACAAAAAACGGACGTGACTCTGAATCTAAACGTCTTGGCGCTAAACGTGCTGACGGTCAATTCGTAACAGGCGGTTCAATTTTATTCCGTCAACGCGGAACTAAAATTTACGCTGGTGAAAATGTAGGTCGCGGCGGTGACGATACATTATTCGCTAAAATCGACGGCGTTGTTAAATTCGAACGCAAAGGCCGTGACAAAAAACAAGTTTCAGTTTACGCTGTAGCTGAGTAA
- a CDS encoding ribosomal-processing cysteine protease Prp, with translation MINIDISLNNDGQVTDVIMDGHAEHGEYGHDIVCAGASAVLFGSVNAIMGLTSERPDIDYDDDGGYFHYRSVHVNDDKAQLILQAMLVSLQTIEEEYHDNIKLNYK, from the coding sequence ATGATTAATATTGATATATCGTTAAATAATGATGGTCAGGTTACAGATGTCATCATGGATGGCCATGCTGAACATGGCGAGTATGGTCATGATATTGTCTGTGCTGGAGCCTCAGCAGTTCTGTTTGGAAGTGTTAATGCTATCATGGGATTAACATCTGAAAGACCTGATATTGACTACGATGATGATGGAGGATATTTCCATTATAGAAGTGTTCATGTTAACGATGACAAAGCACAATTAATCTTACAAGCAATGCTCGTATCACTTCAAACTATTGAAGAAGAGTATCACGATAATATAAAATTAAATTATAAGTGA
- the rplU gene encoding 50S ribosomal protein L21, with the protein MFAIIETGGKQIKVEEGQEIFVEKLDVNEGDAFTFDKVLFVGGDSVKVGAPTVEGATVSATVNKQGHGKKITVFTYRRRKDSKRKKGHRQPYTKLTIDKINA; encoded by the coding sequence ATGTTTGCTATTATCGAAACAGGCGGTAAACAAATTAAAGTAGAAGAAGGTCAAGAAATCTTCGTTGAGAAATTAGACGTAAATGAAGGCGACGCTTTTACTTTTGACAAAGTATTATTTGTAGGTGGAGACTCTGTAAAAGTTGGTGCTCCTACAGTAGAAGGTGCTACTGTATCTGCTACAGTTAATAAACAAGGTCACGGTAAAAAAATTACTGTATTTACTTACAGACGTCGTAAAGACTCTAAACGTAAAAAAGGCCATCGTCAACCATACACTAAATTAACAATTGACAAAATCAACGCTTAA
- the mreD gene encoding rod shape-determining protein MreD, giving the protein MRAFSYFLFGAVLFYIDSLIALIIPMHIGNKEIIFVPHLLLMYLLILTIYKKPSIAITLAIIFGLTTDLYYGTIYGLNTFGYVLFVVLMNYFFKVYYRDHAMVFLGVWIFTIIFEIYTALIYGLLGLIQFSFMEFILFRLVPTALLNLILLVILFAVTRKLIKKLTSLIDTKA; this is encoded by the coding sequence ATGCGCGCATTCAGCTATTTTTTATTTGGTGCAGTTCTATTCTACATTGACTCACTTATTGCTTTGATTATTCCTATGCATATAGGTAATAAAGAAATCATTTTCGTTCCTCATCTTTTATTGATGTATCTTTTGATTTTAACTATATATAAGAAACCAAGTATCGCGATTACTCTCGCTATTATCTTTGGGCTTACAACTGATTTATACTATGGAACTATTTATGGTTTAAATACATTTGGATATGTACTGTTTGTAGTTCTAATGAATTATTTTTTCAAAGTATATTACAGAGATCATGCTATGGTCTTCTTAGGAGTATGGATATTTACCATCATTTTTGAAATTTATACAGCATTGATATACGGATTATTAGGACTTATCCAGTTTAGTTTCATGGAATTTATTTTATTCAGATTAGTACCGACTGCATTACTTAATCTGATATTGTTAGTAATTTTATTTGCAGTAACGAGAAAACTTATCAAAAAATTAACTTCACTAATTGACACGAAGGCATAA
- the mreC gene encoding rod shape-determining protein MreC, whose amino-acid sequence MSNFFKNNKLIVIFCSLILFIALIGLSIRSHHQSSVEQFVGDSISVPQRAIAYPIHIVTGSINGLFDGGSSKKDANKIKQLEAENQRLKSENSDFRKELKVKDISKYNPISSTVIARNPDQWMNKVIIDKGKKDDIKNNMAVITSEGLVGRIAKVNQFSSQVDLLSTNSRSGKISVNIQHKSNKVFGLINHYDRKTNELVISDIDNKDKISKGDKVVTSGLANQLPSDLYIGEVTKVNNDEYGLAKEVRVKTAADLSDLDHVYVAKRDPKTLTDESGEQ is encoded by the coding sequence TTGTCCAATTTTTTTAAAAATAACAAGTTGATTGTTATTTTCTGTTCCCTGATTCTATTTATAGCATTAATAGGGTTATCGATCAGATCACATCATCAATCTTCAGTGGAACAATTTGTAGGAGATTCTATATCTGTTCCACAACGTGCAATAGCCTATCCAATACATATCGTTACAGGTTCAATTAACGGCTTATTCGATGGGGGAAGTTCTAAAAAAGATGCAAATAAAATCAAACAACTAGAAGCGGAAAATCAACGTTTAAAATCGGAGAACAGTGATTTTAGAAAAGAATTAAAAGTTAAAGATATTTCAAAATATAATCCAATCAGTTCTACTGTCATTGCAAGAAACCCTGATCAATGGATGAATAAAGTCATTATCGATAAAGGGAAAAAAGACGATATAAAAAATAATATGGCAGTTATCACTTCTGAAGGATTAGTAGGCCGTATTGCTAAGGTTAATCAGTTCTCTTCACAAGTGGATTTATTATCAACTAATTCTAGATCAGGAAAAATTTCTGTTAATATCCAACATAAATCAAACAAAGTTTTCGGTTTAATTAATCATTATGATCGTAAAACAAATGAATTAGTTATTAGCGATATTGATAATAAAGATAAAATCAGTAAAGGGGATAAAGTAGTTACTAGCGGATTGGCTAATCAACTGCCAAGTGATTTATACATCGGGGAGGTTACCAAAGTAAATAATGATGAATACGGACTTGCTAAAGAAGTGCGTGTGAAAACTGCTGCAGATTTGAGTGATTTAGACCATGTATATGTAGCGAAGAGAGATCCTAAAACTTTGACGGATGAAAGCGGTGAGCAATAA
- a CDS encoding DUF4930 family protein: protein MRFILNLIKNIIAVAGIIVIVFFALKYAPFLKEQDWNPVGNKGVHSSYNTESVPVDEFKPGQHYAIEENDLLNNMPASQTKNIFNMINKKEFMHVSDLSRMGYNDKYLIGQRGNQFIMYRFGSDKIRVYATEIELFQDLNAMQQNIEMKPINSY, encoded by the coding sequence ATGCGATTTATACTTAATTTAATAAAAAATATCATCGCTGTAGCAGGTATTATTGTTATTGTGTTTTTTGCTTTGAAATATGCGCCGTTTCTTAAAGAACAAGACTGGAATCCTGTCGGCAATAAAGGAGTCCATTCATCATATAATACCGAGAGTGTTCCTGTAGATGAATTTAAACCTGGCCAACATTATGCAATCGAAGAAAATGACTTGTTAAATAACATGCCTGCCAGTCAAACTAAAAATATTTTTAATATGATTAATAAAAAAGAATTCATGCATGTAAGTGACTTGAGTCGTATGGGCTATAATGATAAATATTTAATTGGTCAACGTGGCAATCAATTTATTATGTACCGCTTCGGTTCAGATAAAATCAGAGTATATGCCACTGAAATAGAATTGTTTCAAGACTTAAATGCCATGCAGCAAAATATCGAAATGAAACCTATTAACTCCTATTAA
- the radC gene encoding RadC family protein: MMIKQLPDNDKPREKLIAKGAINLADSELLAILINTGRKGHSSLEVAQDLIKLAHSLRELKSFSLNDLTKVKGIGLNKAVILKAAFELGERMHVPDIEEKIKISSPQDAADYFLARMMHLTHEQFEVLFLNSKNIVIRHEVIFVGTLNSSIVHLREVFKAAIKWSSNAIIVVHNHPSGDVTPSKEDIATTKRLQECGRVLGIELLDHIIIGDAKYLSMVEGGYLEN; encoded by the coding sequence ATGATGATTAAACAATTACCAGATAATGATAAACCACGAGAAAAGCTCATTGCGAAAGGTGCAATAAATTTAGCAGACTCAGAATTACTTGCGATACTCATCAACACCGGCAGAAAAGGTCATTCTAGTTTAGAAGTGGCGCAAGATTTAATTAAATTAGCACATAGCTTGCGTGAATTAAAGTCTTTTTCGTTGAATGATTTAACCAAGGTAAAGGGGATTGGTTTAAATAAGGCTGTGATTCTGAAAGCTGCTTTTGAATTAGGGGAACGCATGCACGTTCCGGACATAGAGGAAAAAATTAAGATATCATCTCCACAAGATGCTGCAGATTATTTTCTAGCAAGAATGATGCATCTGACGCACGAGCAATTTGAAGTTCTATTTTTAAATTCGAAAAATATAGTAATTCGGCATGAAGTTATATTTGTAGGCACTTTGAATTCTTCTATTGTGCATCTTCGAGAAGTATTCAAGGCGGCGATCAAATGGTCAAGCAATGCTATTATCGTGGTGCATAATCACCCTTCAGGAGATGTTACACCGTCTAAGGAAGATATAGCAACTACCAAGAGATTGCAAGAATGCGGCAGAGTATTAGGTATTGAACTGCTAGATCACATTATTATCGGCGATGCTAAATATTTAAGTATGGTAGAGGGAGGATATTTGGAAAATTAA